The proteins below are encoded in one region of Gopherus flavomarginatus isolate rGopFla2 chromosome 12, rGopFla2.mat.asm, whole genome shotgun sequence:
- the LOC127033043 gene encoding uncharacterized protein LOC127033043 encodes MSFFCCCHCVSAAPGEREALTAHYPKQPCRDIGGDVFSKEGTLTMKLVNVLEIDMLFSDIAETFNKQHGDHWAMKEAIQRLKEVSGCAPTNSLAACIENIKQQHGACNVQVHMEGYRFSLVAEEKEVPEKLEQAQRQVGELNHATKCVIAMEMKLQEMVCSVLQRQSQLEETVKAGNPEYLDQVRLEVNLRENFQNVSLAKDLSKQYGEDASRVLKEMAQLAGLTL; translated from the exons ATGTCCTTCTTCTGCTGTTGCCACTGTGTCTCAGCTGCTCCAGGAGAG AGGGAAGCTCTTACTGCACACTATCCAAAACAACCCTGTAGAGACATTGGTGGTG ATGTCTTCAGTAAGGAGGGGACCCTCACCATGAAACTGGTAAATGTGCTCGAGATTGACATGCTGTTTTCAGATATCGCTGAAACTTTCAACAAGCAGCATGGGGATCACTGGGCCATGAAGGAAGCCATCCAAAGGCTGAAAGAAGTCTCTGGCTGTGCTCCCACTAATAGTCTCGCAGCCTGCATAGAGAATATAAAGCAGCAGCACG GTGCCTGCAATGTACAGGTGCACATGGAGGGCTATAGGTTTTCACTTGTTGCAGAGGAAAAAGAAGTGCCTGAAAAATTGGAGCAGGCCCAACGGCAGGTAGGGGAGCTGAATCATGCCACAAAGTGTGTCATTGCTATGGAAATGAAGCTCCAGGAAATGGTCTGCTCTGTGCTTCAGCGTCAGAGTCAGCTGGAGGAGACAGTGAAAGCTGGAAACCCAGAGTACCTGGACCAAGTACGGCTAGAAGTTAATCTGAGAGAGAACTTTCAGAACGTAAGCCTGGCCAAAGACCTCTCAAAGCAGTATGGAGAAGATGCCAGCAGAGTGCTGAAGGAAATGGCCCAGTTAGCTGGCCTGACCCTATAA